A DNA window from Hevea brasiliensis isolate MT/VB/25A 57/8 chromosome 2, ASM3005281v1, whole genome shotgun sequence contains the following coding sequences:
- the LOC110653446 gene encoding protein SABRE isoform X2 produces the protein MVASLEKFLFGFLMMSITLWMVFIFASRLLAWILSRTIGASVGFRVGGWKCLRDVVVKFKKGSVESISIGELRLGIRQSLVKLGVDFISRDPKLQVLICDFEVVMRSSSKGTHKTKTRKVRTRTSSQGKWTMLANIARFLSVSITNLVLKMPKAMVEVKGLRLDITKDGGNGSKLNLFVKLHILPIAIRMGEPCVSCDQSSNSDGGGCIFTGETSFGCEEFSLSCEFGLDREVGVIIHNLDIACGEVIVNLNEKVLLKRKTSDASSLTDKAVVNSAVVKDSQRKQSAIVAIIKYTSMIPQKVSFTLPKLDVKFVHQEHDLVFENNIMGIQLKSIKSRCTEDMGESTRLDVQMDFSEIHPTPPIKAEIDVKLGGTKCKIMMSRLKPLLQLHYSKKKKMVLREEISTPVKPQSTASKAITWTCTVSVPEMTFVLYGINGLPLYHLCLQSSHVFTNNVSSMGTAVHLELGELNFHKADEYQEGLKKSPFVVESNSGALVHIVRVSLDWGKKNLESSEEDSARCKLVLSIDVIGMGVYFNFKRIQSLIVTAISVQSLLKSLSGSGKKTSQSQGGRSSKPSGKGNQFLKFNLEQCSLSFCDETSLDNAVVADPKRVNYGSQGGRVVISVSDDGTPRTASVIATVSDDCKKLKYSLSLDIYHFTLCVNKENQSTEVELERAMSIYQEHLEEHRADAKVTLFDMQNTKFVRRSGGRKGIAICSLFSATEITVRWEPDAHLSLIELVLQLKLLVHNQKVQEQGNESMEEASSMRDTEQKKSASLESGNVDRPKKKENIFAVDVEMLNISARAGDGVDAMVQVQSIFSENARIGVLLEGLILSFNGARVFKSGRMQISRIPRASSSLSDAKLPAAITWDWVIQGLDVHISMPYRLELRAIDDSVEDMLRALKLVTAAKTQLIFPMKKENSKPKKSSSTKFGCVRFCISKLIADIEEEPMQGWLDEHYRLMKNEAGELAVRLKFLDEFISEVNNCPKTAETNDCTIERKVNYNGVQIDVQDPLAILKLQEEIYKQSFRSYYQACQRLVPAEGSGACREGFQSGFKPSTSRTSLLSISATELDVSLTRIDGGEDGMIEVLKKLDPVCREADIPFSRLYGSNILLRTGTLIAQIRNYALPLFAAATGKCEGRVVLAQQATCFQPQIYQDVYIGRWRKVCLLRSASGTTPPTKSYFDLPIYFQKGEVSFGVGYEPSFADVSYAFTVALRRANLSVRNPGPLVQPPKKERSLPWWDDMRNYIHGNITLVFSETRWHILGTSDPYESLDKLQITSDSMEIQQSDGRIYMSAKHFKFFLSSLESLANNCGVKLPSDVYGTFLEAPVFILEVTMDWDCDSGTPLNHYLFALPSEGKPREKVFDPFRSTSLSLQWNFSLRPFIPSCENQSSSSSMGGSTVVDGSVYNPTHKPENVSIDPTTLNVGAHDFAWLRKFCYLNYLPPHKLRFFSRWPRFGVPRIPRSGNLSLDRVMTEFFLRLDASPIRIKHMPLDDDDPAKGFTFNMSKLKCEICFSRGKQKYTFECKRDTLDLVYQGVDIHMPKVILDREDSTSVAKVVQMTRKNCQPSTVDRIPSEKHNNISGCTEKHRDDGFILSCDYFTIRRQAPKADPARLLPWQEAGRKNLEMKCVRSKFENGSESDDHTQSDPSDDDGYNVVIADNCQRVFVYGLKILWNIENRDAVCSWVNGLSKALAPPKPSPSRQYAQRKLLEENQSPAETEVNQDNISKPPSTSYNADSPSQHAETSGSLLSPSHSAKIENSSSAAATNGSIDDSEEEGTRHFMVNVIEPQFNLHSEEANGRFLLAAVSGRVLARSFHSIFQVGHEMIEEALSSGDVQLPESVPEMTWKRMEFSVMLEHVQAHVAPTDVDPGAGLQWLPKIRRSSPKVKRTGALLERVFMPCDMYFRYTRHKGGTPDLKVKPLKELTFNTHNITATMTSRQFQVMLDVLTNLLFARLPKPRKSSLSFLAEADEDVEEEADEMVPDGVEEVELAKIDLEQKEREKKLLLDDIRRLSLNGDTSGDLLARKEGNLWMITGGRSDLVQGLNRELVNAKKSRKAASASLRTALQKAAQLRLMEKEKNKSPSCAMRISLQINQVVWSMLLDGKSFAEAEINDMIFDFDRDYKDVGVALFTTKYFVLRNCLPNAKSDMILSAWNPPSDWGKKVMLRVDAKQGIPRDGNSHIELLQVEIYPLKIHLAETMYRMMWGYFFPGEEQESQRRQEVWKVSTTVGARRVKKGSSIHEASSSHSHARKGSDVTSALITGLGPELRRTSSFDRTWEETLAESVATELVLQAHSSSISSSKADPIGFNEQPDESSKSKSKEAKPIKSSRSTNEEKKIGKSNEIGKSNEEKRSRPQKVIEFHNIKISQVELQITYESSRFNLHELKLLMDTFHRVEFTGTWRRLFSRVKKHVVWGTLKSVTGMQGKKFKDKGHTQRESSGAAIPDNIELNFNDDGQLRKADQYPNWLKRPSDGAGDGFVTSVRGLFNTQRRKAKAFVLRTMRGEADNDFQGEWSEGEAEFSPFARQLTITKAKKLIRRHTKKFRSGGQNGSSSLESESLPLSPREGTPFELYESDSSSESSPYEDFHEQLELQSLKGDI, from the exons GGAAGTTGGTGTAATTATCCACAATTTGGACATTGCCTGTGGTGAGGTCATTGTGAACCTGAATGAGAAGGTGCTTTTAAAAAGGAAGACTTCAGATGCTTCTTCTCTGACAGATAAAGCAGTAGTAAATTCTGCTGTTGTTAAAGATTCACAGAGAAAACAATCAGCAATTGTGGCAATTATTAAGTATACTTCTATGATTCCTCAAAAG GTTAGCTTCACTTTACCAAAACTGGATGTGAAGTTTGTTCATCAGGAACATGATCTTGTCTTTGAGAATAATATCATGGGCATTCAATTAAAGAGCATCAAATCCCgatgcactgaagatatgggggAGAGTACTCGCCTTGATGTTCAGATGGATTTTAGTGAGATACAT CCAACCCCACCAATTAAAGCTGAAATAGATGTTAAGCTGGGAGGTACTAAGTGCAAAATTATGATGAGTAGATTAAAGCCATTGTTGCAACTCCATtactcaaaaaagaaaaaaatggtacTTCGAGAGGAAATTTCTACTCCTGTAAAGCCACAATCAACTGCATCCAAAGCCATCACGTGGACATGTACTGTCTCAGTTCCGGAGATGACATTTGTTCTTTATGGTATCAATGGGTTGCCTCTGTATCAT TTATGCTTGCAATCATCACATGTTTTCACGAATAACGTATCAAGCATGGGCACTGCAGTACATTTGGAACTTGGTGAACTAAACTTCCACAAGGCAGATGAATATCAAGAAGGCTTGAAAAAAAGCCCATTTGTTGTTGAATCAAATTCAGGTGCATTAGTTCATATAGTGAGGGTTAGTTTGGATTGGGGCAAAAAGAATCTTGAATCATCTGAAGAGGATAGTGCTAGATGTAAATTAGTTCTCTCTATTGATGTGATTGGCATGGGTGTTTATTTTAACTTCAAACGCATACAATCACTTATAGTAACTGCTATATCCGTTCAATCTCTCCTGAAAAGTCTATCTGGTTCTGGTAAAAAAACAAGTCAGAGCCAAGGTGGGCGATCATCTAAACCATCAGGGAAAGGGaatcaatttttgaaatttaatttggaacAGTGTTCTCTAAGTTTTTGTGATGAAACAAGTTTGGACAATGCAGTTGTTGCTGATCCAAAGCGTGTCAATTACGGATCACAAGGTGGTCGAGTTGTAATTAGTGTCTCAGATGATGGCACACCACGTACTGCAAGTGTGATAGCCACAGTTTCTGATGATTGCAAGAAGTTGAAGTATTCTCTTTCTCTTGACATATACCATTTCACTTTGTGTGTGAACAAGGAGAACCAATCTACAGAAGTGGAGCTTGAAAGAGCAATGTCAATTTATCAGGAACATTTGGAGGAACATAGAGCTGATGCAAAAGTAACGTTGTTTGACATGCAGAACACAAAATTTGTACGGCGTTCTGGTGGCCGTAAAGGGATTGCTATTTGCTCTCTTTTCAGTGCTACTGAAATTACAGTCAGGTGGGAGCCTGATGCACATTTATCATTGATTGAACTTGTTCTGCAACTGAAATTACTGGTACACAATCAAAAGGTTCAGGAACAAGGTAACGAAAGTATGGAAGAAGCCTCTAGCATGAGAGACACTGAACAAAAGAAATCTGCCTCTTTGGAATCAGGAAATGTTGATAGGCCTAAGAAAAAGGAAAACATTTTTGCTGTTGATGTGGAAATGCTGAATATATCAGCTAGGGCTGGAGATGGGGTTGATGCAATGGTGCAGGTTCAATCAATTTTTTCAGAAAATGCCCGTATAGGAGTACTTCTTGAAGGACTTATCCTCAGTTTTAATGGGGCCAGAGTGTTCAAAAGTGGTAGAATGCAAATTTCTCGAATACCTAGAGCTTCGAGCAGTTTATCTGATGCAAAATTGCCTGCAGCTATCACATGGGATTGGGTGATTCAAGGGCTTGATGTTCATATTAGCATGCCATACAGGTTGGAGTTGCGTGCCATTGATGATTCGGTTGAAGATATGTTGCGGGCTTTAAAGCTTGTAACTGCTGCTAAAACTCAACTTATATTTCCCATGAAGAAAGAAAACTCAAAGCCCAAAAAGTCTAGTTCAACAAAATTTGGATGTGTAAGGTTTTGTATAAGCAAACTAATTGCTGATATTGAGGAAGAACCAATGCAGGGTTGGCTTGATGAGCACTACCGGCTGATGAAGAATGAGGCTGGTGAGCTGGCTGTCAGGCTAAAGTTTCTTGATGAATTTATTTCTGAAGTTAATAATTGTCCTAAAACTGCTGAAACAAATGATTGCACCATTGAAAGAAAGGTTAATTATAATGGGGTTCAGATTGATGTACAAGATCCTTTGGCTATTCTGAAATTGCAAGAAGAAATTTACAAACAATCATTTAGATCATATTACCAGGCATGCCAGAGGTTAGTACCTGCTGAAGGTTCAGGTGCCTGTAGGGAGGGGTTTCAGTCTGGTTTTAAGCCTAGCACATCAAGAACTTCTCTTCTTTCCATTTCTGCTACAGAGTTGGATGTAAGCTTGACGAGAATTGATGGTGGAGAAGATGGGATGATAGAGGTTCTGAAAAAGCTTGATCCTGTCTGTCGTGAAGCGGACATACCATTTTCTCGACTCTATGGGAGTAACATTTTATTGCGTACTGGCACTCTTATTGCTCAGATAAGAAATTATGCATTACCTCTTTTTGCAGCTGCCACTGGTAAATGTGAAGGTCGTGTTGTGCTGGCACAGCAG GCAACCTGCTTTCAGCCCCAAATTTACCAAGATGTCTACATTGGGAGGTGGAGAAAGGTGTGCTTGCTCCGTTCAGCTTCCGGCACAACTCCTCCAACAAAATCATACTTCGATTTGCCTATATATTTTCAGAAAGGTGAAGTATCATTTGGAGTTGGCTATGAACCATCTTTTGCTGATGTGAGTTATGCTTTTACAGTTGCTCTCCGTAGGGCTAATCTAAGTGTCAGAAATCCTGGTCCACTAGTTCAACCACCAAAAAAAGAGCGCAGTTTACCATGGTGGGATGATATGAGAAATTACATTCATGGAAATATCACCTTAGTCTTCTCTGAAACTAGATGGCATATTCTTGGAACATCTGATCCTTATGAAAGCCTTGACAAGCTTCAAATTACATCTGATTCCATGGAGATCCAGCAGTCAGATGGTCGTATTTATATGTCTGCAAAACACTTTAAGTTTTTCTTGAGCAGTTTGGAGAGTTTGGCAAATAACTGTGGCGTAAAACTTCCTAGTGATGTATATGGTACTTTCCTTGAAGCTCCAGTCTTTATTCTTGAAGTCACAATGGACTGGGATTGTGATTCTGGTACTCCACTGAATCATTATCTATTCGCACTCCCTAGTGAAGGGAAACCTCGTGAAAAAGTTTTTGATCCGTTCAGATCTACATCTCTCTCACTCCAGTGGAATTTCTCTCTAAGACCCTTTATTCCATCATGTGAGAATCAATCCTCTTCTTCCTCCATGGGTGGTAGCACTGTTGTAGATGGAAGTGTCTATAATCCAACTCACAAGCCTGAAAATGTTTCAATTGATCCAACAACATTGAATGTTGGTGCTCATGATTTTGCATGGTTAAGAAAGTTTTGTTATTTGAATTATCTTCCTCCTCACAAATTACGTTTTTTCTCCCGATGGCCTCGTTTTGGAGTTCCCAGAATTCCCAGATCAGGCAATTTGTCATTGGACAGAGTGATGACAGAATTCTTCCTTCGTTTAGATGCTTCACCCATTCGTATAAAACATATGCCATTAGATGATGATGATCCAGCAAAAGGATTTACCTTTAATATGTCAAAGTTGAAATGTGAAATCTGTTTCAGTCGGGGTAAGCAAAAGTACACTTTCGAATGCAAGAGAGACACTCTTGATCTTGTTTACCAGGGCGTGGACATTCACATGCCTAAGGTTATCTTAGATAGAGAAGATTCTACCAGTGTTGCAAAAGTAGTTCAAATGACAAGGAAAAATTGCCAGCCTTCAACTGTGGATAGAATTCCTAGTGAAAAACACAATAATATCAGTGGTTGCACTGAGAAGCACCGAGATGATggatttattttatcatgtgattATTTTACAATCAGAAGGCAGGCACCGAAAGCTGACCCTGCAAGACTATTGCCATGGCAAGAGGCTGGAAGAAAAAATCTTGAGATGAAATGTGTGAGGTCTAAGTTTGAAAATGGGAGTGAGAGTGATGATCACACACAATCTGACCCAAGCGATGATGATGGATACAATGTGGTAATTGCTGACAATTGTCAGCGAGTTTTTGTTTATGGTCTCAAGATTTTATGGAATATTGAGAATAGGGATGCTGTTTGCTCTTGGGTTAATGGATTATCCAAAGCACTTGCACCACCCAAGCCATCTCCTTCTCGGCAGTATGCACAGAGGAAATTACTCGAGGAGAACCAGTCACCTGCAGAAACTGAAGTGAATCAAGATAATATATCTAAACCCCCTTCTACCAGCTATAATGCTGATTCTCCTTCTCAACATGCTGAGACTTCAGGATCTCTCTTATCTCCATCACATTCAGCTAAAATAGAGAATTCATCTTCAGCAGCTG CAACAAATGGAAGCATAGATGATTCTGAAGAGGAAGGGACTCGCCATTTCATGGTGAATGTTATTGAGCCACAATTCAATCTGCATTCAGAAGAAGCTAAT GGTAGATTCCTACTTGCTGCTGTTAGTGGTCGCGTTTTAGCCCGATCATTTCATTCTATCTTCCAAGTTGGACATGAGATGATTGAAGAAGCACTGAGCAGTGGAGATGTACAACTTCCTGAATCTGTACCTGAAATGACATGGAAGCGCATGGAGTTCTCTGTTATGTTGGAGCATGTGCAGGCTCATGTTGCACCAACTGATGTGGATCCTGGCGCTGGACTGCAGTGGCTTCCAAAAATTCGAAGAAGCTCCCCTAAAGTAAAGCGTACTGGTGCTCTACTTGAAAGAGTGTTTATGCCCTGTGATATGTACTTTCGTTATACAAGACACAAAGGCGGGACTCCAGACCTGAAG GTGAAGCCTCTAAAGGAGCTCACTTTCAATACTCATAATATAACAGCAACAATGACATCTCGACAGTTTCAGGTTATGCTGGATGTGTTGACAAATCTCCTCTTTGCACGGCTTCCAAA GCCTAGAAAGAGTAGTCTGTCATTTCTGGCTGAAGCAGATGAAGATGTTGAAGAGGAGGCAGATGAAATGGTGCCTGATGGTGTGGAAGAGGTAGAACTTGCTAAAATCGACCTTGAACAAAAAGAAAGGGAGAAGAAGTTGCTTCTTGATGACATCAGGAGATTGTCTCTTAATGGTGATACTTCTGGAGACCTACTTGCAAGAAAGGAAGGAAATTTGTGGATGATCACTGGTGGAAGATCCGATCTG GTCCAAGGGCTGAATAGAGAGCTTGTAAATGCAAAAAAGTCTAGGAAGGCAGCATCTGCATCCTTAAGGACGGCTTTGCAGAAAGCTGCCCAGCTACGTCTGATGGAGAAGGAGAAGAACAAAAGTCCATCCTGTGCAATGCGGATATCTTTGCAAATCAACCAAGTTGTTTGGAGCATGCTTCTAGATGGTAAATCTTTTGCCGAGGCTGAGATAAATGACATG ATTTTTGATTTTGACCGGGATTACAAGGATGTTGGTGTTGCTCTATTTACAACAAAATACTTTGTTTTGAGAAACTGCTTGCCTAATGCCAAGTCAGATATGATTCTCTCAGCATGGAATCCTCCATCAGATTGGGGAAA AAAAGTCATGCTTCGTGTGGATGCAAAGCAAGGAATTCCAAGGGATGGAAATTCTCATATTGAACTTCTCCAA GTAGAGATTTATCCCCTTAAGATTCACTTGGCAGAGACAATGTACAGGATGATGTGGGGGTATTTCTTCCCAGGAGAAGAACAAGAATCACAAAGGCGACAG GAAGTTTGGAAAGTTTCAACAACTGTTGGTGCAAGACGTGTAAAGAAAGGCTCATCAATCCATGAAGCTTCTTCATCACATAGCCATGCAAGAAAAGGGTCTGATGTCACATCTGCACTCATTACTGGCTTGGGCCCAGAGTTGAGAAGAACATCTTCTTTTGACAGAACGTGGGAGGAGACACTTGCAGAGTCTGTTGCTACTGAACTTGTCTTGCAGGCTCATTCATCCAGTATTTCTTCTTCAAAAGCCGACCCAATTGGTTTTAATGAACAACCAGATGAATCCTCTAAAAGTAAATCAAAAGAAGCCAAGCCCATAAAGTCCAGTCGTTCAACTAATGAAGAAAAAAAGATTGGAAAGTCAAATGAGATTGGAAAGTCAAATGAAGAGAAGAGATCCCGGCCTCAAAAAGTCATAGAGTTCCACAATATTAAGATAAGTCAG GTTGAGCTTCAGATTACTTATGAAAGCTCAAGATTTAATCTGCATGAGCTTAAGTTGCTGATGGATACATTCCACCGTGTTGAGTTCACTGGGACTTGGAGGAGGCTGTTCTCACGAGTAAAGAAGCATGTTGTTTGGGGAACCCTGAAGTCTGTGACAGGAATGCAG GGTAAGAAATTCAAAGATAAAGGACATACTCAACGGGAATCCAGTGGAGCTGCCATCCCTGATAATATTGAGCTTAATTTTAATGATGATGGTCAACTACGGAAAGCTGACCAGTATCCGAACTGGCTTAAGCGTCCAAGTGATGGAGCAGGTGATGGATTTGTAACTTCTGTGAGAGGTCTTTTCAATACTCAACGCCGCAAAGCCAAGGCATTTGTGCTGCGAACTATGAGGGGTGAAGCAGATAATGATTTTCAGGGTGAGTGGAGTGAAGGTGAAGCTGAGTTCTCTCCCTTTGCTAGGCAACTAACAATAACAAAAGCTAAGAAACTTATCAGGCGGCACACAAAGAAATTCCGCTCAGGAGGACAGAACG GTTCATCCTCTCTAGAAAGTGAATCACTTCCATTGTCTCCAAGGGAAGGCACCCCATTTGAACTATATGAAAGTGATTCTTCTAGTGAATCTTCACCATATGAGGATTTTCATGAGCAACTTGAACTCCAGTCGCTTAAAGGAGACATATAA